The following DNA comes from Gloeocapsa sp. DLM2.Bin57.
GCATTTGTTTTAGTAGCCAAGACTATAATTATTACGCCGATTGTTTTATTATTTCGCTACCCCCTCAAAACGGCGATTATCGCAGGCTTAGGGTTAGCCCAAATTGGTGAGTTTTCCTTTGTTTTAGCTGGAGAAGGCAAAAAATATCAGTTAATCTCTGATAATCTCTATTTATTGCTCCTAGGTGCAACAGCAGTCACTCTAGCTTTGACTCCTTTTATCTTACGAGCTATTCCGATTATCTTTGCGGGAGCAAAATCTATACCAGGTATCAGTGATTTACTAGCTAAAGCAGATGTACCCCTAGAAGTTGCCGAAGATTTACCCTATCAAAATCATATTATCGTCTGTGGTTATGGACGTGTAGGTAGTAATATCGTTAAATTATTTCAGGAGCGCGATTATCCCGTTTTGGTTATCGATGAGTCAGAACAACGGATTCAACAACTACGGGAAGCGCAAATACCCTATATCTATGGTAACGCAGCTAGTGAAGCTGTTCTAGAAAAAGCCCAAATCAGTGCAGCTAAGGGGATGGCGATCGCTCTACCTGATCCTCTAAGTACTCGTCTATGTTTAAAGCGTGCTTTAGCATTTAATCCCGAACTTGACTTAGTAGTGCGCGCTAACAATGAGGACGATATTGAGTTACTCTACCAAATGGGCGCTAAAGAAGTAGTCCAACCAGAGTTTGAAGCGAGTTTAGAACTTTCTACTCATTTATTTACAGGGTTAGGATTTCCCGCAACTGGTGTTCAACAAAATATCCAACGGATTCGTCAATCTCGTTATGCTACCCTTAGAGGCGATCGCTCTGAAGAAGAAATTACCCAAGAATTGCAAGCAGCTACTAGAACTATGAGTAGCAAGTGGTATCCTTTACCTGATCATTCACCCTTAATAGGTAAAACTCTAGAAACAGCTAGTCTACGTCGTCTCACGGGAGCAACGTTAATAGGGATTATTCGCTCTAATCAAGAGAAGATTGACTATCCTAGTCCTGACATTATACTTAATCAGGGAGATAATTTATTAATCGTTGGTGATCATGATGAATTAGTCGCTTTTAGGCAATTAGCCCAAGGAGAAGTTAAAATACTTCCCCAAGATAGTGACTCTTCCCTATTAGTATTTGTCCCTGAAGATAGCCCTGTTGTGGGTAAAACCCTAGCAGAATTAAAGATTGATCAGGAGTTTAGTATCTCTATACAAGCTATTCGACGATCAGGTAGATATATTCGTTTTCCTGATGGTGATAATCAAATTAAAGCCAAAGATAAGTTATTACTTTTTGGAGAACTTGAGAATATCGCTAGGTTAACTCAAGTCATTTCTGTTAGTTAACTGTTAGAATGGTTAAGGTTGGGGTTGTAGCTCAGTTGGATAGAGCGAGCGCCTCCTGAACAATCGGGCACGATGTAGGGAAACCTCATCAGTGAATGTGGTCAAATTCAAGGAAGCCTAAATCTATTGGTATTAGACATGGTAATCTTGAGCCAAACTCTATTAGTTTAGAGAAGGTGCAGAGACTAAACGGCCACCACCTAAAGATCTCATCTAGGGTGAAGAGATAGTCCAGAGAGTGGGGAAACTCACACGAATCTGAAGCGCTAGGTCGCCGGTTCGAATCCGGCCAATCCCGTAGCCTAATGGACTCGGGCTAAGTGATGCCCGAGATTTTTCTAATACTCTATTTCAGGTTGAGGTAGAGGTAACTCAAAATTAGAAGGATCTTGTAAAAAACGGAAAATTTCTGCTTCTAGTCGGTTAATCAGATGACTTTCTAAAACATTAGTGTATCTGAGAGCGGCTAGATAACCTTCAGAGTACATTTTTAATTCGTCAAAACGATAACCCCTATGGCGAAAATCTACTAGAGTATCAGTGAGTTTCTGATAATAACGGATTGATTGAGCGTCTTGCAACATGGCTTTTACTTTAGATATATTTAGGGAAGCCCAAAAGAGCCTTTATTATTTACTACTATTTTAGCACTAACTCTAGACAAAGATTAGCCACTTCAGAAGTCATTGACACTCCCCCGCTATCGGGAGAAGATGTCTTACCTGAATTTGTCTTAGACTTAAGTAAGATTTTGTGATTAGATTGGTTCAGAATCTGTGTTCTTTTAGGTCAGGAAATATCAATATGTCCCCACAACCAGATAAAGATCAAGATCGAGATCTTGAACAACAAATTAAACGAGATGTTCTCAAAGGAAGAAAATTTTCAGTAGCTGATTTAATCGCGATGGAAGGAGGAGGTTTTCTCAAGGGTGAGTCTCCTGTACCTAAATTAGTACAAGTTGAAATCGAGATTAATAATTATATTGCTAATTATCTGCATGATAGTACTGGAGCATTACAAATGGTTTTACAAAAATGGGTTAAAGCCGAACAAAAGATTCTCAGTCAGAATATTGATTCACCCTTAAACGCTTTAGCCCAAATTATCCAAAAAATTAATACTAATCAAGAATTACTCTATGAGTTAGTCAAACAAGTTGATTTTCAATGGGGTAAACTAACGGGAGAAAGACCATATTTTCAGATGCCAGGACAAGAAGCACATCCCGATGACGAATATACCCATGACTCGGTTAGTCTGCAATTAAAGCAATTATTAGAGACGATCGAGAGGGAATCTCTCTAACCAAAAGTTGAACCATTCCAACCCCACATAGTGGCTTTAGCGTCTGCAAATTCGATATAAATACGATTTTTGGGGATATCGAGTGTTTGGTTAACTTGTTGACAAAATTCTTGACTCATGGCTTTAGTTTGAGTTGGACTCATATTGCCAATACTTTTTATTTCAATATAGCACACTGGTTCAAAAGTACCCGCAAAACTCATAGGAATTCCTCCTTCAAAAGCTGTCATCACGTAGGATTCGGGTTTACCTAGTTGTTTAGCTAATTGACTAGAGAGGGTTTTGAGTAACCCTTGGACTTGACTAGTTTCAGGTGGGGTTATGGAGGTTTGAACTTTAATTAAGGGCATAATTGGTATTTAGATTAACGGGGAGAAGCCTCACGCTTTATTTTCTCAAAAATAAGTGTGAGGTTAATTGCGTCCTTATTTTATCTCATCCTGATGAGTGGATATAAGTTTTGAGGGTGAAATGGTTACATCAGTATTTGGTTTATTTAGCAGCGGTAGCTAATTGGATCAGTAAACCTAAACCACTACCCATTTCCGCGGGAGAGATTTTACCATCGTGATCCTCGTCAAGAGCATCAAAAACAGCATCAGTACCTAACCACTCTTCCCGAGTAATAAAACCATCACCATCGAGATCGTAGCATTGGAAAAGGGTGCTAGCCGCTTCATCAACTTTACTACCCGCTTCAAGACAAGCTAAACGATCTGCTAAAAGTTTCTCTAAGGTTTCTAAAGCTTTAGTAAAACCTTGAATCCCTTCAGAGAGTTTTTCGGAAGCCATTTTGTCTTCAGCGTGC
Coding sequences within:
- a CDS encoding sodium:calcium exchanger, yielding MLDLIAIFAAAAIAGVLASLLGQPVLLGYLIAGLIIGPFGLGLIHEYDQVEIVAELGVTFLLFTLGVEFSLGELQKVKNIALGGGGLQIILTIVITLILSLTVGLVTTIPEGILLGELITLSSTAVVLKILIERNEVGTLHGQVMLGILIVQDLALGLMLAVMPALNKPVEEIGIAIGIALVKILLFSLAAVAIGKWIIPRILRLLAKTESKELFLLGVVAICLGIAVFTGFLGLSTEMGAFVAGLMISEVEYSDQTLAYVEPLRDICVAAFFISIGILINPIFLWENLPVILGLVAFVLVAKTIIITPIVLLFRYPLKTAIIAGLGLAQIGEFSFVLAGEGKKYQLISDNLYLLLLGATAVTLALTPFILRAIPIIFAGAKSIPGISDLLAKADVPLEVAEDLPYQNHIIVCGYGRVGSNIVKLFQERDYPVLVIDESEQRIQQLREAQIPYIYGNAASEAVLEKAQISAAKGMAIALPDPLSTRLCLKRALAFNPELDLVVRANNEDDIELLYQMGAKEVVQPEFEASLELSTHLFTGLGFPATGVQQNIQRIRQSRYATLRGDRSEEEITQELQAATRTMSSKWYPLPDHSPLIGKTLETASLRRLTGATLIGIIRSNQEKIDYPSPDIILNQGDNLLIVGDHDELVAFRQLAQGEVKILPQDSDSSLLVFVPEDSPVVGKTLAELKIDQEFSISIQAIRRSGRYIRFPDGDNQIKAKDKLLLFGELENIARLTQVISVS